Proteins from one Actinobacillus delphinicola genomic window:
- the hflC gene encoding protease modulator HflC has product MRKLVPSLIVLVLILLYSSVVEVQEGTRGIMVRFGKVQRNAENQVEVYQPGLHFKLPFIDQMKILDARIQTLGDTADRFVTVEKKDLLVDSYVKWRISNFGRFYTATGGGDYNQASNLLRRKVNDRLRSEIGSRTIQDIVSGTRGELMADAKKALNTGPDSTSDLGIQVIDVRVKQINLPDEVSASIYQRMRAERDAVAREHRSEGKEKAAFIQADVDRKVTVILAQANKTALELRGEGDAQAAKLYTDAFSKYPDYFSFIRSMQAYQQAFKNHNNLMVVNPQKGDFFKYMQNPDADMAAAK; this is encoded by the coding sequence ATGCGTAAATTAGTACCTAGCTTGATTGTCTTAGTATTAATCCTACTTTATTCGAGTGTCGTAGAAGTACAGGAAGGTACGCGTGGAATCATGGTACGTTTCGGTAAAGTTCAGCGTAATGCAGAAAACCAAGTTGAAGTTTATCAACCAGGATTACATTTTAAACTTCCGTTTATTGATCAAATGAAGATCTTAGATGCACGTATTCAAACTTTAGGCGATACGGCAGACCGCTTCGTGACAGTTGAGAAAAAGGATCTGCTGGTTGATTCTTATGTAAAATGGCGTATTAGCAATTTTGGTCGTTTCTATACCGCAACAGGTGGTGGCGATTATAATCAAGCATCAAATTTATTACGCCGTAAAGTGAATGATCGCCTACGTTCTGAAATCGGTTCTCGTACGATTCAAGATATCGTTTCAGGCACACGTGGTGAATTAATGGCAGATGCGAAAAAAGCCTTAAATACTGGACCAGATAGTACATCTGATTTAGGTATCCAAGTGATTGATGTTCGTGTTAAACAAATTAATTTACCAGACGAAGTATCGGCATCAATTTACCAACGCATGCGTGCAGAACGTGACGCAGTGGCACGTGAACACCGCAGTGAAGGTAAAGAAAAGGCGGCATTTATTCAAGCTGATGTGGATCGTAAAGTAACCGTAATTCTTGCTCAAGCAAATAAAACCGCACTTGAATTGCGTGGGGAAGGGGATGCTCAAGCAGCTAAACTTTACACCGATGCTTTTAGTAAATATCCAGATTACTTTAGCTTTATCCGTAGCATGCAGGCTTACCAACAAGCCTTCAAAAATCACAATAACTTGATGGTGGTGAACCCACAAAAAGGTGATTTTTTCAAATATATGCAAAATCCTGATGCAGATATGGCAGCCGCGAAGTAA